Proteins from a single region of Rhinatrema bivittatum chromosome 13, aRhiBiv1.1, whole genome shotgun sequence:
- the LYSMD4 gene encoding lysM and putative peptidoglycan-binding domain-containing protein 4 isoform X2, whose translation MRLKAGQAPAFQAPFTVHTPSPGSHVYTFRSCRSDSEDSSEDEFDLTELRVADIKRVNNFIREQDVYALKSIRIPIKIHGVLSERREELKLLQGSASCSGATLIELPETDGAIRPSGCESTDVTAYFKGIDESIQEAAESTESALGLEPQSNVPGSRQDLSSGADWGIRWWNAVSILLLIGIVIPVFYIVYFQTQVAGLSSDASSEALALNTSTRSEQSLTATAERRHGVAPTALGRTQLLSSPWGQHDQENKRENTLT comes from the exons ATGAGGCTAAAGGCAGGGCAGGCCCCAGCCTTCCAGGCTCCATTCACTGTCCATACGCCTTCCCCAGGCAGCCATGTCTACACGTTCAGAAGCTGCAGGTCAGACTCAGAAGATTCATCAGAAGACGAGTTTGACCTCACAGAACTGAGA gtagcAGATATCAAACGAGTGAATAACTTCATCAGAGAACAGGATGTGTATGCATTAAAGTCCATCAGGATCCCCATAAAGATACATGGGGTTTtaagtgagaggagggaggagttaaAACTTTTGCAGGGCTCGGCCTCCTGCTCTGGAGCAACCCTCATTGAACTGCCGGAGACGGATGGTGCCATCAGGCCGAGTGGGTGTGAAAGCACAGACGTAACTGCATACTTCAAGGGAATTGATGAGAGCATTCAGGAAGCTGCAGAGTCCACAGAAAGTGCCCTTGGTCTGGAGCCTCAGAGCAATGTCCCTGGGAGCAGGCAGGATCTCAGCTCGGGAGCTGACTGGGGGATCCGTTGGTGGAATGCAGTTTCCATCTTGCTCCTGATAGGGATTGTCATTCCAGTATTCTACATCGTTTATTTTCAAACGCAAGTGGCTGGACTATCATCCGATGCCTCTAGTGAAGCACTTGCTCTGAATACCTCCACGCGCTCTGAACAAAGCCTTACTGCCACAGCAGAGAGACGACATGGTGTGGCCCCCACTGCGCTCGGGCGCACTCAGCTGTTAAGTAGCCCATGGGGCCAACATGATCAAGAGAACAAAAGGGAAAATACATTGACATGA
- the LYSMD4 gene encoding lysM and putative peptidoglycan-binding domain-containing protein 4 isoform X1 produces MRLKAGQAPAFQAPFTVHTPSPGSHVYTFRSCRSDSEDSSEDEFDLTELRVRGKEQQRLNGSKDKIGDIVLMEHEVTEDDNLNKLALQYGCKVADIKRVNNFIREQDVYALKSIRIPIKIHGVLSERREELKLLQGSASCSGATLIELPETDGAIRPSGCESTDVTAYFKGIDESIQEAAESTESALGLEPQSNVPGSRQDLSSGADWGIRWWNAVSILLLIGIVIPVFYIVYFQTQVAGLSSDASSEALALNTSTRSEQSLTATAERRHGVAPTALGRTQLLSSPWGQHDQENKRENTLT; encoded by the exons ATGAGGCTAAAGGCAGGGCAGGCCCCAGCCTTCCAGGCTCCATTCACTGTCCATACGCCTTCCCCAGGCAGCCATGTCTACACGTTCAGAAGCTGCAGGTCAGACTCAGAAGATTCATCAGAAGACGAGTTTGACCTCACAGAACTGAGAGTAAGGGGCAAAGAACAGCAAAGGTTAAATGGCAGTAAGGATAAAATCGGAGACATAGTATTAATGGAGCATGAAGTCACAGAAGATGACAACCTCAACAAGCTTGCGCTGCAGTACGGTTGTAAA gtagcAGATATCAAACGAGTGAATAACTTCATCAGAGAACAGGATGTGTATGCATTAAAGTCCATCAGGATCCCCATAAAGATACATGGGGTTTtaagtgagaggagggaggagttaaAACTTTTGCAGGGCTCGGCCTCCTGCTCTGGAGCAACCCTCATTGAACTGCCGGAGACGGATGGTGCCATCAGGCCGAGTGGGTGTGAAAGCACAGACGTAACTGCATACTTCAAGGGAATTGATGAGAGCATTCAGGAAGCTGCAGAGTCCACAGAAAGTGCCCTTGGTCTGGAGCCTCAGAGCAATGTCCCTGGGAGCAGGCAGGATCTCAGCTCGGGAGCTGACTGGGGGATCCGTTGGTGGAATGCAGTTTCCATCTTGCTCCTGATAGGGATTGTCATTCCAGTATTCTACATCGTTTATTTTCAAACGCAAGTGGCTGGACTATCATCCGATGCCTCTAGTGAAGCACTTGCTCTGAATACCTCCACGCGCTCTGAACAAAGCCTTACTGCCACAGCAGAGAGACGACATGGTGTGGCCCCCACTGCGCTCGGGCGCACTCAGCTGTTAAGTAGCCCATGGGGCCAACATGATCAAGAGAACAAAAGGGAAAATACATTGACATGA